Within the Enterobacter roggenkampii genome, the region GAAGGCCTGGTAACGCTGCCAGAGATACGCCGGTTGTTTATCGCTGCTTTGCAGCAGGAAACCCAGCCCCCACTGACGACCGACGTTCATGGAAAAGGCAAACACCGCGTAGCCAAGCTGCTCCTCTGTGCGTAACTGGTTATAGAACCACGGCTGAATAATCTGTCCCAGCACGGCGCTCTGCGCTGAACTGGCGAATTCATCATAGCCCGTTGGCACAAAGACCGCGGCCAGCGCGGAATCCGTGCTGTTACCCGCTTTTTCAAAGATTACATTCTGCTTTTTCTCAACCAGCACGTCCTGGTTGCGGCACCACTCGTCGCCTTTAGAGCCGAGCTGAGTGCGAACATTCTGCGCCAGGGTTTTGGCCTGCTCCTCACTCATGTTGCCAACGATCAGGAACTCCGGACGCGTGTTGGTTTTCAGCGCGTCGCGGTACGCCAGCACGTCTTTTAAGGAGATGGAAGGCAGCAGCGCGCGGCGATCCTCACGCTGGAAATAAGGAACCTGCGACAGCATTTGCGCTGGCATAAGCGCCAGATCGTAAGCCTTGCCCTTCTCGGCAGAATCCATCATCTGGGCATACCAGGATTTAGCCTGCTCAAGCTGCTCTTCCGTCGGCGTGTAGCTGAAGTAGCCCTCCAGCAGGGCCTGGAACAGCTGAGGCAAGCGCTGGGTATAGCCGTTTGCATTAAGCATCAAACCGTTATTGGCGTTGGTGGAGAAGCTGATCCCGCCCACGGCGGCCTGGTTGCTGAGCTGATCGAGCGCGATACCGGCGAGATAGTCATTGAGCGCGAACATCACCTGATTTTTGGCGCTGTTCATGGCTTTCGGGTTACGCAGCACCACGCTGACATCGGCCTTTGGCTCGCTGGCGAAATAGCGGCTTGGGGTGTACACGACGCGCAGCGTGGGCTCATCAATGATGAGTTCCGGATGCGGGTAATCTTTCGTCGTTTTGATCAGCGAGAAGTCATCCGGAATATAGGGGTTCAGCTCCGGCAGCTTCAACGCAATCTCCCCGGCCTTCTTCTGCCAGTCGGCGAAGGTCTGGGCGCTGATTTTATCCACCTGATAAGGGGCATCGACAAAGTACGCCGTCTTGTTATGCGGTTCGTTCGGGCTGATGTACCAGATGCGGGCATTCTCCGGCGTCATCATCGCCAGGCGGTCTTTTAACGCCCCGGCATCATACCGGTCGGCAATATTCACCGCGTCGAGGGTATGTTCCACCGGCACGCGGATCATGGTGTCCGCCAGCCACTCCACATAATCCATATCGCGGGTGATGGACGGGTAGCGGAAATCGAGATCCAACACGTGCGCGAGTTCATCAAAATATCGCTTATCGACGCCTTTCTCACGCAGTAAGGAGAGGTAGCTAAAGATAGCCGCTACGACTTCATCACGGTTGGCCTGTCCTTTGTCAGTCAGGGTCGCGGAGATCGCCAGCACGCCGCTATTGCCGTTCACAACCGGATCGGAGTCGGCGCGAATGCCTTCCGCCAGCCCCTGCTTTTGCAGCCAGTCAGACAGCGTACCCGGGCTACGGTTACCAATCAGATAGGTGACCAGCTCATCGGTTTTACTGCGGAACTGTGCCGTGTTGTTATCAATGCGGAATTCCACGCGCAGCACTTTGCGCGGCATGGCAGGAACGTAGTGGATCACGATGCCTTTTTGCGCGTCCGTGACCACCGGAACGGTTATTTGCGGCAGGTCGATATTTTTATTCGGCACCCGGCCAAAGGTTTTGGCCGCCATGGCTGCCAGCTCCGGCAACGGTTTATTGCTGTAGATGACCGCTTTCATCAGGTTGGCGGAGTAGTATTTATCGCGAAACGCGTGCAGGGCATCCAGCACCGGGCTGTTCGGTTTGTCGCTCAAGGTTTCCAGATTACCGCCGGAGAAGCGCGAACCCGGGTGCGCGGGGTTGATGGTTTCGGCGCTGACCTGCGCCATGCGCATACCGTCTCGCGTGCGGGCCATGGTCAGCTCGGCATTCACCGCATTGCGTTCACGATCGGCGTATTTTTTATCCAGCAACGGCGCGGCGATGGAATCGGCAAGGCGATCGACAGCCCCTTCCAGCGCATCATTTTCGACTTCGAGATAAAAGGCCGTGCGGTACGGTGCCGTACTGGCATTGTGGCTGCCGCCATGCATCTTCAGAAATTCGGACAGGCTATCTGGCTGCGGGTATTTTTTTGACCCCATCAGCGTCATATGTTCCAGATAGTGTGCAAGCCCAGGATGAGCGTCAGGATCTTCCAGCGACCCAACCGGCACCACTAATGCCGACAGGGATTTCACCGCCTGCGGGTCGGAAACCAGCAGCACGGTCATCCCGTTATCAAGGCGAATAGCCTGATATTGACGGGTATCTTTTTCGCTCTTACGGATAGTTTCCTGAACGGGTTGCCAACCGGAGTCTGCGTGAGTGACGGGCGCCCAAAGGGCAATAAACAAAACAAACGCTTTAAACAAGGTGCTGCCTGGCATTACGACCTCTTTATCACGGCTACATCATTAACAAACTGCGTGCTGGACACGCCAACATCTCTTTCTTTGGGTACATCAGTCCGTGATAAGAAGTGCATCATAAATGAACACCTTTATCTGCGCAATTTTTATACA harbors:
- the ptrA gene encoding pitrilysin — encoded protein: MPGSTLFKAFVLFIALWAPVTHADSGWQPVQETIRKSEKDTRQYQAIRLDNGMTVLLVSDPQAVKSLSALVVPVGSLEDPDAHPGLAHYLEHMTLMGSKKYPQPDSLSEFLKMHGGSHNASTAPYRTAFYLEVENDALEGAVDRLADSIAAPLLDKKYADRERNAVNAELTMARTRDGMRMAQVSAETINPAHPGSRFSGGNLETLSDKPNSPVLDALHAFRDKYYSANLMKAVIYSNKPLPELAAMAAKTFGRVPNKNIDLPQITVPVVTDAQKGIVIHYVPAMPRKVLRVEFRIDNNTAQFRSKTDELVTYLIGNRSPGTLSDWLQKQGLAEGIRADSDPVVNGNSGVLAISATLTDKGQANRDEVVAAIFSYLSLLREKGVDKRYFDELAHVLDLDFRYPSITRDMDYVEWLADTMIRVPVEHTLDAVNIADRYDAGALKDRLAMMTPENARIWYISPNEPHNKTAYFVDAPYQVDKISAQTFADWQKKAGEIALKLPELNPYIPDDFSLIKTTKDYPHPELIIDEPTLRVVYTPSRYFASEPKADVSVVLRNPKAMNSAKNQVMFALNDYLAGIALDQLSNQAAVGGISFSTNANNGLMLNANGYTQRLPQLFQALLEGYFSYTPTEEQLEQAKSWYAQMMDSAEKGKAYDLALMPAQMLSQVPYFQREDRRALLPSISLKDVLAYRDALKTNTRPEFLIVGNMSEEQAKTLAQNVRTQLGSKGDEWCRNQDVLVEKKQNVIFEKAGNSTDSALAAVFVPTGYDEFASSAQSAVLGQIIQPWFYNQLRTEEQLGYAVFAFSMNVGRQWGLGFLLQSSDKQPAYLWQRYQAFFPQVEAKLRAMKPEEFAQIQQAVIAQVMQPPQTLGEEASQLSKDFDRGNLKFDSRDKVVAEIKQLTPQKVADFFHQAVIKPQGITILSQVSGSQNGKTEYVNPKGWKVWKSVSALQQSMPWSKKE